TTGTTTATGGATTGGGATATGATATGTAGAGACTGAGAAGGTTGGTGTCATGGTGTGGTTCATGGGCTGGCAATGTTATTTCATCTCTCCAAACACAAGTACGGTGGTTACTGCTGCTTTTGAAATTTATATAACAGCAGAGGGGAACTAacttataaaatcaatataaacaAGATTCACAGATCTATAAGCAACAACGGGAGTAAACGCCCTAGCTGCTGCTGCTATCTATAAGCAACAATACTCACTAAGATTATCCAAATTACCACAGAACTTTTCCAATCCCTGATATAACTGGAATGCACATAAAGGTACTAAGTAGCCAAGCAAATTGCTATCAAACCTAATAATAATCATGGCGCAGCTCTCACTCCAAAAGATTAAACAACACAACAATCTCATTCATTTACCACAAATTACATCACCTATATTTTCATCAAAGCTACATAACAGATTCACACTGCAAACACAAACCTTAATCTCTTCCTTACCGAATTCTCAAAATATTACTCCAAATGAAAATACAGGCAACACTCCATATCCTCATGATCCAAAGCAACAACTTCCTAATTATCCCCAAAATACATGTCTAAAGCCCAACAAAAGTgcaaaacacacaattaaacatgACTTTAAAAACAAGAAAGCACAAAACAGAGAAGAATGCATGACATGTTCAACAAAACACAAGCTTTAGTTGTATTCATAGATGTGATCAGATGAGTGTTTTTCCTGTATTTCGAGCTAGTGTATCACTAATAAAGTCTAAAGCAAGCATCACTtattgtatgtatatatatgagtAGTATATAGTATCAAGACAAGTGAACAGGTATATAAAGGAAACAAGACTACTTCTTGATTCTGCGAACTTTCTTATGCCCCCAAACCTCCATCCTACCAAGCGGACATCCGCAGGGAGCTCGGAATATGAGAACCGTCCTTCCATTGACCGGCGCCATCTTCTTGAGCTCCGCCTCCAACTCCTTCCGATCCTCTCCCAATTCCAGCTCCCTCAATCCATTAATTTGGCGATAAGCATCGGCATGGAGCGGCGGCGGGGAGTGCTTGACGCAAGCCTCCGTCTCCAACTGAATATCATACTCCACTGCCCTCCGAAGCCCCTTGCACTTAGGGTTTCCGCACTTCCTCATCCTCAAATCGATCAACAGCGCCACAATCACCCCTACCACCACCGTCACAAACCCCACCGCGTAGGGAAGCGGCTCCTCCAGGATGAGGTCAACCATGGCGGCGTGAGCCGCGGGCAGAAGCTGGAAGAAGAACAATTTCAGGTAAGGAAGGATGAGGAAGGCGGAGGAGACAATCACCAATACGAGTATGACCAGATCGACGGCCGCGAGAGGGGAGTGGTGGCAGAATTCATTGGAGAAGGGGTTGAGAGAATCAGGGCGGCGGCGGGGGGTGAAATTGTTGGTGTTGCGAGGGGGGAAAGCTCGGCAGAACTGGATCAAACTCCGGCAATCGACCATCGGCAGCCTCATCTGAATCGTGAATTGCGAGGGGAGGGGATTGGATTGGGGTTAAATTGAGATCTGAGATTGCAGAAATA
This sequence is a window from Salvia splendens isolate huo1 chromosome 14, SspV2, whole genome shotgun sequence. Protein-coding genes within it:
- the LOC121765259 gene encoding uncharacterized protein At5g19025-like, with the protein product MRLPMVDCRSLIQFCRAFPPRNTNNFTPRRRPDSLNPFSNEFCHHSPLAAVDLVILVLVIVSSAFLILPYLKLFFFQLLPAAHAAMVDLILEEPLPYAVGFVTVVVGVIVALLIDLRMRKCGNPKCKGLRRAVEYDIQLETEACVKHSPPPLHADAYRQINGLRELELGEDRKELEAELKKMAPVNGRTVLIFRAPCGCPLGRMEVWGHKKVRRIKK